The Methanoculleus horonobensis genomic interval ACCTGGTGGAAGAGGTCGCCCGCGTGGACGAGCGCATCAGGCCGTAAGTCGATGACCCGGTCGACGGTAGCAAGAAAGTTGTCGTAGATGAACTGTTCGCGCAGATTCATCCCGGTCTCCGGATCAACCCGGTTAAAAGCCGATAATCCGAGATGCGTGTCTGCCAGATGAACGATCTTCATGCCCAATTAATCTCCGTGTTCCTTGAGTATAAATGCCTGATCTGCGCGGCGTGAATGTATCCGGCACCGAAGAGGTGTTCATGATACGCGTAATCTAATATATCCCCACTGATATTTGTATGGTGATCTCGTGTCAAAAAGAGCCGTTGATGCAGTTTTTCAGGCACTATTCCTCCTCTCCGACGTCCGGTTCCTCCTGCGGGAGACAGCTCCCGGGCATGACCTCGACGAAGGCCAGAAGGAGCGCGCCGCAACAACCCTCGAAAAGGTGAAACGGCAGATTGCAATCCTTGAAGAGGAGTTGGTACGGTGAAGTGCGCAGTCGATATCGAGTCCCGCGACGTCGAGGAGATGTACATCAACATCGATCCCATCCAGGCGGGCGGGCGGCTCACCGTCGACGCCATGAAGGCGGCGATATCCTTTGCGGACGGCTACTCGGTCTGCGACAACTGTCGAAGCCCCTTCAGGCTCGACTACATCCAGAAACCCCCTATCGCGCAGTTCCACGCCGACCTCGCCGCGTGGCTGAATATGGACACCGCGCGGGTGGTGCCGGGAGCGCGCCGGGGATTCCAGGCGGTCGCGAGCACATACGTGGAGAAAGGCGACCCGGTCATCGTGACGTCGCTCGCCCACTACACTGAGTTTGTGGCAGTCGAGGAAGCGGGTGGGATTCCGCTCGAGGTTCCGAAGGATGCAAAGAACCACATCACCCCCGACGCTGCGGCAGAGAAGATCGAGGCGGTGATCCGGGAGTTCTCGAAGACGCCGCCCCTGCTCTTCATCGACCATGTCGACTACCAGTTCGGGAACGTCCACGACGTCGCGGCCATCACAAAGGTCGCCCACCAATACGACATCCCCGTCCTCGTCAACGGGGCCTACACAGTCGGGATCATGCCGGTTGATGGGAAAGCGCTCGGTGCCGACTTCGTGGTCGGGTCGGGCCACAAGAGCATGGCGGCCCCGGCACCCTCGGGCGTCCTCGCGACGACGAACGAGCACGCGGAGCGGGTTTTCAGGACGACACAGGCGAAGGGCGACGTGACCGGCCGG includes:
- the pscS gene encoding O-phospho-L-seryl-tRNA:Cys-tRNA synthase, which produces MKCAVDIESRDVEEMYINIDPIQAGGRLTVDAMKAAISFADGYSVCDNCRSPFRLDYIQKPPIAQFHADLAAWLNMDTARVVPGARRGFQAVASTYVEKGDPVIVTSLAHYTEFVAVEEAGGIPLEVPKDAKNHITPDAAAEKIEAVIREFSKTPPLLFIDHVDYQFGNVHDVAAITKVAHQYDIPVLVNGAYTVGIMPVDGKALGADFVVGSGHKSMAAPAPSGVLATTNEHAERVFRTTQAKGDVTGRTFGIKEVEMMGCTLMGVTVVGMMASFPHVKERVKHWDTEVAHSQAVVDALLSIEGTKVLSDYPRQHTLTRIDTRESFDKVAEQHKKRGFFLSSDLKKRGITGVIPGSTKVWKFNTFGLTEKQIRHVGESFVEIARENGLNIV